DNA sequence from the Kwoniella dendrophila CBS 6074 chromosome 11, complete sequence genome:
GATTAGATGCTTGTCGAGAGATCCATTATGTATATCTTGGACAtgtaaattcttttttttatTTCTCATGACATATAcgaatgatattgatttatatgAACAAAACACATTGTTATAAATATCCATAAACAGACAAGCTTGATTCCTCCTTTCAGGGAACTACTTCTCTTCGAAATTCGTTCCTTCATTAGGAATGGAGACAGTCTACCTCCTTTGTGAAAGCTTCTCGTGGGTTGCTGATCACCATATCTTCtatttttttgatattctttcttcataaGCTTTCCAACCTTCTATTCTGtatctttcagcttcatcttttACAGCTTGTTCACCACCTTTTATACCGTAAATACCTCTGCCAACGATGATGAcatctgaacctgaatcaaTAATACATTCTCTTGGTGTTCTATATTGTTGACCTAAAGAATCACCTTTTGCTCCTAAGCCAACACCTGGAGACATGATTAAGTAATCTTCACCATCCTTTattaaatcagatttatcaattctatttTGAGCAATAAAACCGATAACAAATGATCTTCCAGCTTCTTGTGCCATCTTGAATGTTTCTTCTGTATATCCATCAACGGCTAAAGATCCCTTTGAAGacatttcagctaataataataaacctCTACCTAAAGGTTCACCGATTTTTGATAAACCTGCTATAATTCCAGGTCCAGGTACGGAATGTGCGTTGGTCAAATCTGCCCAATTGGCTATTTTATGTATACCAGATGAATATTGTAATGATACAGTGTTTCCTATGTGTGTGATGGAAATTTAGCAATGCTCGTAATATGCAATATCAAGCAGATAAGCGAAAGGATGGGTCTCATTAAGGTTCAATTTCAAGGGCGCAGTTCAACGATGATGACCGAAAGTCCGGTCCGAAGGAATGTTATAAATGTCTGATGGACATGACGATTCGACAGAAgcatgatgatcttgataaagTAAAGCTTGGCGTACAAGGCGCACAGAACAGAAGGAGAGATgatcaagagaaaatgtAGATGGGAAGGGAGTAACGAACCAAATGTTCGTGAAGTGTAGTGAGCATCAGGTGAATCTGCTTGGCGAGAAAGATGGAAACAATGGGCACAGGcaatgaaaagaaaggattTGAATAGACAGTAGAGGGCAACGTGAGATACCTATAGACAAGATAGTCGTCGGGCAAAGAGAGAAATAATGAAAACTAACAAACAGAGAGAGTATaacaacaaaagaagaatggacAAGGTTATAATCATTACTCACCTATATCAGCGAATTTTCGATCTTCAAAAATGACAAAATCTAATTCCTTTGAAAGTTTGACCAATTCTTCTACGAAAGATTCAGTGAAGTCTTCAAATATATCGACGTGGGTCTGATGAAGGCCACATGCACATACTCAGTATTTATAGCCCATGCCATATGCATTGTTTTTCATTGCTTTATCAAGTGCGAAGACTCACTTTAACCATACAGACACTTGATCCAACTCTTCTTAT
Encoded proteins:
- a CDS encoding orotidine 5'-phosphate decarboxylase, producing the protein MSAHPTTLLPYSERIKLHTNPTAKKILEIMDRKKTNLAVSVDVNTASEALEVIRRVGSSVCMVKTHVDIFEDFTESFVEELVKLSKELDFVIFEDRKFADIGNTVSLQYSSGIHKIANWADLTNAHSVPGPGIIAGLSKIGEPLGRGLLLLAEMSSKGSLAVDGYTEETFKMAQEAGRSFVIGFIAQNRIDKSDLIKDGEDYLIMSPGVGLGAKGDSLGQQYRTPRECIIDSGSDVIIVGRGIYGIKGGEQAVKDEAERYRIEGWKAYEERISKK